The genomic interval AAACACATCTCCCTCTCCCCAATTGACTCTTCTCGCCCCACCTAGGGACAGATTACCCCCTGCTCTTTTTGTCCTAGAAATCCCCATAGTTTGGGAAGGTAGCgtctggggtggggagggcttccccttccccacccaagGGTGCGGGTAGGgtagggtgggtgggtggagacaGCCCTGGGGCAGGGGGGATGGTCTCTCCACTGTAGAAAGTAGAGTAGGATTGTGGTCAGACTTGATTTGAGGCATCTAGTGAGGACACATACAAATCCACCAAGAAAAAATagttcagaaacaaaacaaacccatgAATAATCGAGTCAAAGTGATGTTGCACAAAATGCAGATAAACCAAGAATGGAGAAGGTTAATGTATTAAATGTGCTATTAAgaagttaattttattaaaagtattatTACTTAAGATTCTGACTTCTTTCTTTGCATGTGGGTCTGAACCACCTCGGGGTGAGTGTGAGGGGCCCCTGTGGGGATTGTAGCTGAGGGTTTTCTCTAGTGAAATTCTGGGTGCTCCTGCTCACCTTTGGGAAGTAGATGTCTTCTGTCTGCTTTCTACAGCTCCTTACCTGAGTGTCCATGTGCCCAATccccttttttatccattttacccTTGTATTCCTTGGGGGTGCAGTCACAACTCCTACTCTGCCCTGTAGAACGGGGGAAAAATATAGACCCTGCCTGGACAGCCAACTCCTGGGCTGATGGAGATGGGGCAGAGAGTGGAGAGACAgaccctcccactcctccccaccagATTCAGTCTGTCCCTATACGCCACACCCCCTCTTCTCTGGGGTCAGGCAAAAAACTAATGAAAGACCTGGACCTTCCCCCTCACAATCTTAAACCCCTTTCCCCAGCACACATCAACAGGCTGGCCCTGACTCCCCCTTCTCTACCatctcccctgcctcctcccttcaCCCCGAGCATTGGCATGACCTCAGTTCTTGGCACTAGGGTCTAGGGCACCAGATGGTACCCGCCGATGGTCTCCTTTGTCTTGCCTTCCAGATAACCCCTTCTCCGCTGTgctgtcctctctccccctcctgccctgggggttggcagagagaagggcagacacCTCTCATCCCCTTGGTACTGTCCGCAGGCCACAGGACTCCAGATGCCGCTGGCCCTGAGTgaggaggatggagggagggagaagggaaggggaacagGGACTCAGAGGAGGAGCCAGAGTTGAAGGGGAGGCACAGATGGGAGGCAGCAGGATGGCCAGGCATTGATACAAAACGGCTTTATTTGAAGGCTCTGGTCTGTGAGGGGGTGGCAGATAATAGAGATATGGGTGTGTGTGGCATGAAGACCTTAGAGCTCTGCTGGACTGTGAACAGGGAACAGGCCACTCTGACATCCGGAGCCCCGGGGCAGGTAAAGGTCCTGGAGTGGGGGGATGGGGAGCTCCAGAAAGCTAGTGGGGGCAGAATCGGTGCTAGCTAAGGTCAAAGGCTGATGCAACAGGCCCTCTTCTGACCAGGGCTAGGCTCCTGCCCAGCCTGGGCACTGCCCAAGGTGATGGCACTGGTCCGGGTGCTGTTCTGCCTTTGCTTGGACACCTTTGCGAAAATCTCTGAGAGGGCAGAAGGTAGCAGAGGGTAGTGGTCAGGTCAGAAGAAGCTCACACTCCCCATACTCATACCACCTGCCTCTTTCTGAGCACTGGGTGTGGTCACACTTATAGGAGGTTTTGCTGGAGGGAAGTGGAGTTTGTGTCCCTTGTACTTACCTGGATGGAGAAGATCTAAGACTTAGCTCCCTGGCAAATGTGGCCTTCTGGTTCCCTCCCATAGCTCCAGTTTGAGTCGGGAAGGGGTGAAACTAGGGAACATGGAGGTGGACGGTGGGAGCTTTGAGGAGGCTGGGGGCCCACACAGGAACTGGGGAGCCAGTAGGGTGGAGAGGGCGTTGCTGCCACTGTCACAGGAGCCTCAGGGATGAAATGGGTGCCAAATAGAGGTAGGGATTCTAACCTTTGAGGACAGTCTCAAAGGCCAGCTCCACGTTGGTTGAATCCAGGGCTGAGGTCTCCAGGAATAGCAGCCCATTGgtttctgacaaaaaaaagaaacatcattaaTTGTGGGGTCAAAGGCAATAGTAATAGTATTTACTTAATGTTTACTATGCACTAAATCCTTGGTATGTAtacttcatttaattcttaaGACTACCTGTGAGGTAAGTTTGAATACCatctcattttatagacaaagaaactgaagcccagaaacACAGAAAGCATGAGAAAGAACTTGCTCAGTGTCCCACATGAGGCAACTGGCCAAGAAATGTCAGGCTGGGCTGTGGGACTCCTGAGCCTGCACCCTTATGATGCTGAGTTTAAAGGTCAAGGGGAGCCCACCTGCTACCCTTAGGATCTTTGAGCACTGTAGGGTGGGGCTGTCTTAAAATCAATTATCAACAATTGCCCATAAAGACAATCTCAGGGCAAGTGGTGGGACATCATGAGAAACACAGGGTCATAGGGGGAAGGGCTGATCCTGAGGAAAAGAGATGGAAGTAGGGGGCCCTGTGGAGGAAGTCCAGGGCCCTGGGATGGGAGCTGGTCTGGGACTGCATGGTTTGGTGGAGGGGTCAGACCAGGTCTTAGCAGGCTCTTACCAGCGAACATGCGGGCCTCATCACTGGGCACCTCCCGGGCCTGGCTGAGGTCACTCTTGTTGCCCACAAGCATGACGACGATAGTAGCCTCAGCGTGGTCATAGAGCTCCTTCAGCCAGCGCTCCACTACGGCATAGGTCTGGTGCTTGGTTAGGTCAAACACTAGGAGGGCCCCCACTGCACCACGATAGTACCTGGGTGGGGGGAAAGGAGTGGACAGAGACAAGGTCATGGTGGTTGGGTCCAGCCTCAGAGAACAGTCCTTCAAGTCAAAAACCCAGAGATGAGACTGGGAAATATGAAAACTGGAATCTAGGGACCCAAACCCAAACAGAGTAGTAGCTCAAGGCCCTGGTGACTGGCAGTAAGAGCCTTCGGGAATACTGCTGCTCTTGGAGCCTCCGAATACTCCCCTCCCTGCTCTAAAGCTGCtggctccctccttccttcctagcCCATCTGCTTCCTCAGGTCCTTTGTTCTGATTTTAGCACCTGCTATCCACCAGCGCACACCTGGGCTCTGGTCAACTCTGGTCAATTCTGTTTCCTGGATGCCCCAGCTCCAAGATTCCTCAGTGGCTCCTTGACCCACAGCACCCTTTACTCCCTTATGACCATCTTTCTAGGACCAGCTAAATGACCCCCCCTATTCAGCAGTCCCTGAGTTGACCATCTGATGCCTCCTTGCAAGCGTCTAGCCTCACTCCTCAAGTTAGATGGAGCTTCTTCACACTGGTGATATATAACTACtcccattttattgatgagtCAACTGAGGCTCACAGGTGGTCAGGTGACCAGTGCAAGAGTGATAATTGTGTGCTACCAAAGCCCCACTCCTACTTCCTGCCCCTGGAAGATgctggcccccaccacacacatAGACCACCTCTCTCACATTTGGCCTGACACTGACTGGGAGACACTGTGTGGTGTCAGGAGGCCTAACTTCTTATGTGTCCTAGAAATCTTTGCAAAATGCAGTTGAAGTATCCAGCCCTTCACCTTTGTGGTTAGATGGTGAAGGTTGCCAAGTGCAAAGCACCGTGCAGAAGTGAGGGGTGCTCTCAGTCCCCAGAGCCTGCCcccatcccagctctgcctggatTTCACATGCTTGAGCCTCCAGCTTGTATCTAAGCAGGGGTTAATGACAGTACCTTACTCCCATGGTCCCTGGGGGATTGCATAAAATGCCCAATATGAAGTGCCTGTACCTTCCTGGGCACACAGCAAAGGCTAAGGACGTGGTGGCAATAACTCCTGTGTTTAGTCCCAGTAGTCAGCATCACTATTTCTTGTCTCCTATGGCTCTTAGTACTTGTGTCTCCTCAATGGGCACCCTGTGATCACTAGGGAGAACACTGCTGAATGCCTTGCCCCTTCCTTATCCTACATCTCTCCTCCAGAGGTGTTCCCTGACTTCCCCAGCACCCCCACACAATCCCCCAGCTCCAGGCTCACGCTGAGGTGATGGCTCGGTACCGCTCCAGGCCAGCCGTGTCCCAGATCTGAGCCTTGACAGCAGCGGTGCCCAGCATGACAGTGCGGGTGGAGAACTCAACCCCGATGGTGGTGCGGCTGTCGTGGCTGAATTCATTGCGTGTGAATCGGGACAGCAGATTGGTCTTCCCCACGCCTGACTCACCGATCAGCACCACTGAAGGAGTGGAGAGATATGGGCTGAGCTGGTCAGAGAAGCTCCATCAGCGAAGGGGAGCTGAGCTCAGAAAACCAAGGAGGCAGCCGGGGCTCCTGGCAGAGACTGGATGAACTCCACATGCTGCGTCCATCCAGGACAGAAGGGCCAAAAGCTGGACTTGCTAAGGGGCTTTAGTGGTTCCAGGCCTGGTCGGTTGAGACAAGCCTGCAGAGTCAGCCTGTGGTTCTGGTAATGGGTAACGACTATGGGCTGTTTGTGGGTGTTGGTGTTCAGGGGCTGAAAGGAGAGGTTAGCAGGGGTGTGAATGTGAACAGAGATGGGAGGAGGTGTGGGGGAGAGTGCACATTACTGGAATAAGGAGTATGAGCACATTGTGCATGTTACTGTGTGTATGATGTGTGTATGAGTTGGGAAAATAACTGGGAggagtggtgtgtgtgtttgcatgaaAGCAGAGGTATGACTAGAAGTGTGGATGAGGAGAAAGTTGGCAGATAGCATGTCTAAGGTATGGAAAGGAATGGAGGTGTGTGGTAAGAACTTAGGATTCTTACCTAAGTTGTCCCCAAGGAagatcagtcttttttttttttttacagagacagagagagggatagacagggacagacagacaagaacagagagatgagaaacatcaatcattagtttttctttctcttttttttttacagagacagagaaagggatagacagacaggaatgcagagagatgagaagcatcaatcatcagtttttcgttgcaacaccttagttgttcattgattgctttctcatatgtgccttgaccgtgggcctttagcagactgagtaaccccttgcttgagccagcgaccttgagtccaagctgatgagctttgctcaatccagatgagcctgcgcccaagctggcgacctcaaggtctcaaacctgggtcctcggcatcccagtccaactctacccactgcgccaccacctggtcaggcaatcattagtttttcgttgcacattgtgacaccttagttgttcattgattgctttctcatatgtgccttgaccgcgagccttcagcagactgagtaaccccttgcttgagccagtgaccttgagtccaagctggtgagcttttgctcaaaccagatgatcccgtgctcaagctggtgaccttggggtctcgaacctgggtcctcagcatcccagtctgatgctctatccactgcgccactgcctggtcaggcggaaagaTCAGTCTTGCATTGGGGCCTGTATGTGTCCTTCAGCAAGTTATTAACCTCTCTTACCTTTTTCATAcgaaaaatgggaataacaataaTACTTGTTTTATGTTATTAAAAGAGGGTTGTTATAAGAGGTaaacgagcctgacctgtggtgacgcagtggataaaagcgtcgacctggaatactgaggtcgccggttcaaaaccctgggcttgcccagtcaaggcacatatgggagttgaggcttcctgctcctcccctcctctctctctgtctctctctctctcccccctaaaatgaataaataaataaaaataattttaaaaaaaagagttgatgctttcaaaaaaaaaaaaaaaaaagaggtaaacgaGATATTGCCTAGGATATAGTGAGTGTGCAAAACTGTTACTCCTATGACCGTTGTTGATAGGCCAGACCAATGCTTTGGGTGGCTTCAGACAGGCAGGCTAGTACCCAAGGATTGTGAGCCACATATTCTGGGGCCCTGGTCCCCAGAGTGAAGAAGTaagagaggtaggaagagagagaagcatcaacttgttgttcctcttagttgtgcactcatcgattgcttctcataagtccCCTGACCAGGACTGGAACCAGTGATCCTAcggtcaaactggcaacctcaacatcaagctggtgaccctaggatcaagccagcaaccccagtgctccaggacaacactctattcactgcactatcAGTGAGGGCTGTGACTCACCTTTACTGAATCTCAGTTTTCTTGTTTATAAAATCTAGAAAGATTCTTCTTCcaccttaaaaaaacaacaccctTATTTGTATAGGGCAGGAAAGAAAgagctggggccctggctggttggctcagcggtagagcgtcggcccagcgtgcggaggacccgggttcgattcccggccagggcacacaggagaagcgcccatttgcttctccacccctccgccgcgccttcctctctgtctctctcttcccctcccgcagctaaggctccattggagcaaagatggcccgggcgctgggcatggctctgtggcctctgcctcaggcgctagagtggctctggtcgcaacatggcgacgcccaggatgggcagagcatcgccccctggtgggcagagcgtcgcccctggtgggcgtgccgggtggatcccggtcgggcgcatgcgggagtctgtctgactgtctctccctgtttccagcttcagaaaaatgcaaaaaaaaaaaaaaaaagaaagaaagagctggGAACAATATGGTGTGTGTGGTAAGaggatgcgtgtgtgtgtgtgttttcccacTGAGGACCCAGTCTGCACTCATCTTCCCAGAGGGTGGGCACCCAGCACTATCCTTAGGCCCCAAAGGTGCTCAGGGcaagggctttggagtcagacagatctGAGTTTGTGCTGACTTTGTGACCTTTTGTAAGccactttgtttttcattctcatctgtgaaatggagatattGTTAAAGTTTATGGAGCActcccctggccaggtagttcagttggttagaatgtcatcctgatatgccaaggttgcaggttcaatccccggtcagggcatatacaaaaatcaaccaatgaatgtatgagtaagtggaacaacaaataaatgttctcTCTCGtcttccattcctctctctctaaaattaataaattaaaaaaatttaaataaaattacttttatggAGTGCCTACTAAATACCACACACTGTGCTACAGTCTTTAcacatattaacttatttaatcctcacaacagtgcCGTGAAGCaaatgccattattattattattattattattattattattgcatttttacagataaagagGGGGTTAAACAACTTGAGCAAGATAACACAGCTAGTGTGGTAAACACAGGTGTGCTGCCCAGATATGCCTTCCTGAAAGGACTCGCCCCAGCCACAGAGACGCAATCAGTAGACAGCCTCCAGCTGTCTGCTCCTTCAGAGAGCAGCCTCACCTGAGGTCATGCCTCTCCTGGGCAGTCCACATCTAGTGCCCAAGCCGGGTAAGGGTATCACAAAGCTCCCCACCTTTGGCCAAGGCTTGATGATCCTGTCTTCCAGTTTAACTTCTCTCTCTGCCCAATCCTGTtgcctcccccttcctttcactGTTGTTGATTCATAATATTTTGTACCCCAAACTTCTCCGTGTCTGCTTCTGGAGACCCCAACCTGCAATAAGTAGTAAGTGGCAGGGCTGAGATCTgaattctatttattattatttttttctccttttccaagtgagaggaggggagatagagagactcctgcatgtgccctgacagggatccacccagcaactcctttctggggccaatgctctgcctatctggggccatgcttgcaacccaactattttaagcacctgaggtgggaggcttcaaggagccatcctcagcttccagggccgatgcacttgaaccaactgagccatggctgtgggagaagagagagagagaagggggatgggtggggtggagaagcagatggttgtttctcctgtgtgccctgactgagaatcaatcctgagacatccacacaccaggcagacactctaagactgagcaaactgaccaggacCTGAGATCTGAATTTTGACTGGCTTCCAACCATTATGCTACACTGACCACTATGctttcaaaatgaaagataacATTTTGGGGTTATTATGGTGATTAATAAGCTcgtgtctggcatatagtaagagCTCAGTATATGGTTGTTACTAGTAGTATTATTGGCCCAGACAACTGCTAGCTCATACCTGATCTTTTCTTCCTGGGAAAGATGCTGGGAGTACAGGTTCTCCAACCCCTGGTTGCCCGAGTTCCAATGAAGGTGGGGCCGCAGCTGGGAGAGGCAGTGGAGTGGGGTGGCTGGACAGGAAATCATAGCTTTGCCAGTCCACCCTGCCTTAAAGGAGGTATGGAGGTATGGAGGTGAGGGtgatgtggggggtggggaacaaAAAGGGAGCTGAACTTAGGGGTTTAGAATAAAGAGTGGGAGATATACATGCACACCTCTACGGACAGCCAAGTTGAACCCAGTTCCTGGTACTTGGGCCCAAGGGGTCTGCCTGCCAAGGGACAGAAAGAAGGCAATGTGCCTAGGAGTCCTCTGAGTCCTATTAGACCCTGTTCCCAATTCATTACATCTTCCCTATATCTTCTATCAAGCATTATAACAGGATAGATCTCTCCTCTCTACTTTTCTGTACATCTGCCCAGAAAGATGACTTTCTTCTTCTTAAGTCTGCCAGTTTTCCCCTCCTCTTAGGAGGGAAGCTGTCTCCCAAGAAGTGTGACTTCTATCTCTCCTGCTACAGCGGCTTGACTATTACTAGGGATTTATCCTTTCATTAGGAACAAAGCAGAGGAGCCTAACTCGGCACTATTAGAGAGCAACACCATTCATTGTTTACAAGAGCAGAGCATTTGGCAGCCGCAAGAATTTCAACTCCAGTAACCAGACCCTTCCCGATCTTtgctgctatttttttcttttcttttctttttcttttcttttcttttttttttttgctgctttctTTTTTAGATGAACCCTGGGGGgagatttgaaattaaaaaaaaagaggggctgCCTCTATTGATCTCTTTCTGGGTCTCACCCAGGCTTCCTCTTTCATTATGAACCCCAACTTACCCTTGAAGACAAAGTTATAATCTTCCTCAGTTCCATTCCCCATCTTGGCTCCGCATGGAGGGTGCAAGTGCCTTCAGGGACAGACAGGTGCTGGGTCTCTGCGTTGGCTTAATGCCCTCAACCCTCAGCTCTTAAGAGACCTGGATCCACCCCTTCTCTCATTGGAGGTAAAGAAACTTCTGCAGTCAGAGGGATTGAGGGACAACTTAAGGCTAGGCCAGGCCTGGGGAGGCTCAGCTCTGGGGGTGCTGCAAGGAAGCTGAGGACggaagctgaaaacaggaagagcAGGGCAGCTGGAAACCTGGGGCCCAGGTGGGTGGAGACGATGACGTCAGACAGGTTAGACAGGTTGTGTGTCTGCTCTCAGCCTGGGCTCCCACAATTAGGTGAGCAGGCTCCGGAGGGTGATAGTAGAGGAAGCTGGGACAGGGCCTTCAGAGAGCCAGCTGAGGACTGAGTGCATGTCGCTAGGCTCCTGGGACCTGTGGTGAAGACGGGCCTAAGTGCCACTGAGAATCTGTCCCTCAGGGAGCAGAAATCTACTTGGCCTTTTGCTTTTCCTTTAGAGCCTCTGGTCGGGGGCAACTCCGGGAACCAGAGGGAAGGCTGATAGGATGGCTGTCACCCTGCTCAGTGCAGAGCTCTGGGAGTTGCATCTGAGGTACAGCAACTTCTGCTCCTCCCTAACAGCCCAGAGCCTGGGAAGGGCAGCGTTTCTTAACCTGGGTGGGGCTAGAACTTGCAATTGCCTACTTCCCTAGGATAGGTCCCTTCCTAGAGCACTGGGAAAAGGGCTGGGAGCTCCCCGCCTAGACCGGCTCTAAGGATACTGGGTAGGGGGAGACCTGGGGCAGAAACAGCCAGATGGGGTGAGGGGCCTGAGTATAGGGGAAGGATCTGGAGGTGAAAGCCTCTGAGAGGTTTTCCGGGTTTCTTCAGAtcactggccaggacctgaagCCTCACAGCAAAGGGCTTCAGGATCTGGAGGTTTGGGTAAGCTTGTGACTGcctggaagaagaggaaaagggtgGCCCTTCCCAACCCAAAGAGTAGAAGAG from Saccopteryx leptura isolate mSacLep1 chromosome 2, mSacLep1_pri_phased_curated, whole genome shotgun sequence carries:
- the RAB25 gene encoding ras-related protein Rab-25, which gives rise to MGNGTEEDYNFVFKVVLIGESGVGKTNLLSRFTRNEFSHDSRTTIGVEFSTRTVMLGTAAVKAQIWDTAGLERYRAITSAYYRGAVGALLVFDLTKHQTYAVVERWLKELYDHAEATIVVMLVGNKSDLSQAREVPSDEARMFAETNGLLFLETSALDSTNVELAFETVLKEIFAKVSKQRQNSTRTSAITLGSAQAGQEPSPGQKRACCISL